From a single Kitasatospora azatica KCTC 9699 genomic region:
- a CDS encoding RNA polymerase sigma factor, which translates to MSAEEQNERSVEPGAEAATGQVPGQAGAPVRESLTPPRTQAATGSPRVPGQAVAGQGGVTPEAFVTAAAPIEAEDSVPFGRVPPPADPVDGDRPPSDAELTALVRAGDDTAYEEIYRRHAEAVRRYARSCCRDSFTAEDLAGEVFARTLQALKAGKGPEFAVRAYLLTAVRNVAAAWTRSERREQLIDDFGAFAQTAAAAAVGYDLADPGADAWAMAQADQRMVMQAFIELPEDDRVLLWHTEVEQESPKTVAVMLGKTANATAVQAHRARSRLAAAFLQAHVSGSQDQGCEEYASRLGQYARGALRKRASTEVGDHVRDCARCTAALLELVDINHALRLLLPGGVLLWVGAGTFSAFAAAAVAGGAVAGGAAAGGAAAAASGASGAGGTAGAAAGAAGGGAAGSAAGGAAGAASGGAASGGGSAASAIAGQGIGAAGKAAIAAAVAVATVAAVAYALSSSPAAAPPPPRRPRAAHPRAPRRHRRRSHPRPYRPRPRPRPRPRPRRRPRLPRRRRPPRRPRRPRRPSRGPHLRRRPPPRPPRRRRHRRPRQRCRRRSRRCRASRRHRCPHRWSRRCCPPCQRRRPRHPPASGWTSCRSARSHTGAGRSRRASTATTATGYCCSVTACRWPAPPTSGASACTRRRP; encoded by the coding sequence ATGAGTGCCGAGGAGCAGAACGAGCGGAGCGTCGAGCCCGGGGCCGAGGCCGCGACCGGCCAGGTGCCGGGTCAGGCCGGTGCGCCGGTCCGCGAGTCGCTGACTCCGCCGAGAACCCAGGCCGCGACCGGCAGCCCCCGGGTCCCCGGGCAGGCCGTGGCCGGTCAGGGCGGGGTGACCCCGGAGGCCTTCGTCACCGCAGCCGCCCCGATCGAAGCGGAGGACTCGGTTCCGTTCGGCCGGGTGCCGCCGCCCGCCGACCCGGTGGACGGCGACCGCCCGCCCTCCGACGCCGAGTTGACCGCCCTGGTCCGGGCCGGCGACGACACCGCGTACGAGGAGATCTACCGCCGGCACGCCGAGGCCGTCCGCCGCTACGCCCGCTCCTGCTGCCGTGACAGCTTCACCGCCGAGGACCTGGCCGGCGAGGTCTTCGCCCGCACCCTGCAGGCCCTGAAGGCCGGCAAGGGCCCCGAGTTCGCCGTCCGCGCCTACCTGCTGACGGCCGTGCGCAACGTCGCCGCCGCCTGGACCCGCAGTGAGCGGCGCGAGCAACTGATCGACGACTTCGGCGCCTTCGCGCAGACCGCGGCCGCCGCGGCGGTGGGGTACGACCTCGCCGACCCCGGCGCGGACGCCTGGGCGATGGCCCAGGCAGACCAGCGCATGGTGATGCAGGCCTTCATCGAACTGCCCGAGGACGACCGGGTGCTGCTCTGGCACACCGAGGTCGAGCAGGAGTCGCCGAAGACCGTCGCGGTCATGCTCGGCAAGACCGCCAACGCGACCGCCGTCCAGGCACACCGCGCCCGCTCCCGGCTGGCCGCCGCCTTCCTGCAGGCACACGTCTCGGGCAGCCAGGACCAGGGCTGCGAGGAGTACGCCAGCCGGCTCGGCCAGTACGCCCGCGGGGCGCTGCGCAAGCGGGCCTCCACCGAGGTGGGCGACCACGTGCGCGACTGTGCGCGGTGCACGGCCGCGCTGCTGGAGCTGGTGGACATCAACCACGCGCTGCGCCTGCTGCTGCCCGGTGGGGTGCTGCTCTGGGTGGGCGCGGGGACGTTCTCGGCCTTCGCCGCGGCTGCGGTGGCGGGTGGCGCGGTTGCCGGCGGGGCGGCGGCTGGTGGGGCCGCTGCTGCGGCTTCCGGGGCTTCCGGAGCCGGTGGGACTGCGGGTGCTGCCGCCGGCGCAGCCGGTGGCGGTGCTGCCGGTAGCGCAGCCGGTGGTGCCGCCGGCGCCGCGTCGGGTGGTGCCGCTTCAGGTGGCGGGTCGGCCGCGAGCGCCATTGCCGGGCAGGGGATCGGGGCGGCCGGCAAGGCCGCGATCGCCGCCGCCGTGGCCGTGGCCACCGTCGCCGCCGTCGCCTACGCGCTGAGCAGCTCGCCCGCCGCCGCGCCCCCGCCGCCGCGCCGCCCCCGAGCAGCGCACCCGCGAGCCCCCCGCCGCCACCGGCGGCGGTCGCACCCGCGCCCGTACCGACCCCGACCCCGACCCCGACCCCGACCCCGACCCCGGAGGCGTCCACGCCTCCCCCGCCGTCGCCGCCCCCCGCGCCGACCCCGTCGCCCACGCCGGCCAAGCCGAGGCCCACACCTTCGCCGACGCCCTCCGCCTCGCCCACCCCGACGCCGCCGGCACCGCCGTCCCCGGCAGCGCTGCCGCCGACGCTCTCGCCGGTGCCGAGCTTCGCGCCGCCACCGGTGCCCACACCGGTGGTCCCGACGGTGCTGCCCCCCGTGCCAGCGCCGCCGCCCCCGCCACCCACCAGCTTCTGGGTGGACGAGCTGCCGTTCAGCAAGGAGTCACACCGGGGCCGGTCGATCTCGCCGAGCATCGACCGCCACCACAGCGACTGGCTACTGCTGCAGCGTGACGGCCTGTCGATGGCCGGCGCCTCCTACAAGCGGGGCGTCAGCGTGCACGCGCCGTCGACCGTGA
- a CDS encoding NAD(P)/FAD-dependent oxidoreductase: protein MNQVTSTGGGTIRILIVGGGCAGLTTAQRLQRALHEELRAGRAEITVVEAAPYLTYRPLLAEVAAGSIDPRHVVVPLRRALPDCRVLTARIARIDHARRLAWLAPQSGTEVELPYDELILTVGSVSRTLPVPGLAEHGLGFETVGEAVSLRNHVLTQLDLASSTRDPELRHAALTFVFVGAGYGGVGALAELEDMARHALRGYPNIQPEDLRWVLVEATDRILAEADPQLAAHTLAQLRDRNVDVRLATTLDSAQEQRIALSDGSRFAARTLVWTAGVRPAPLLAATDLPLEPDGRVGCLDTLQVLGPDGAALPGAWAAGDCAAVPGPDAAACPPNAQHALAQAEVLAANLVAVRAGRPVTAYRPEQTYASTSLGLRRAVAHTRRRSLTGRRAWLLHRARTLRRLPSPDRRVRILADWLLAGLFAREVVSLGTVEHPRAEFESAASDADG from the coding sequence GTGAACCAGGTCACATCGACAGGGGGTGGCACCATCCGGATCCTGATCGTGGGCGGCGGCTGCGCTGGGCTCACCACGGCCCAGCGGCTCCAGCGAGCCCTGCACGAGGAGCTGCGGGCCGGCCGGGCAGAGATCACCGTGGTTGAGGCCGCACCCTACCTGACGTACCGTCCGCTGCTCGCCGAGGTGGCCGCCGGATCGATCGATCCCAGGCATGTGGTGGTCCCGCTGCGCCGGGCGCTGCCCGACTGCCGGGTGCTGACCGCGCGGATCGCCCGGATCGACCACGCCCGCCGACTGGCCTGGCTGGCGCCGCAGTCCGGCACGGAGGTCGAACTCCCGTACGATGAGCTGATTCTGACGGTGGGTTCGGTATCCCGCACGCTCCCGGTCCCCGGACTGGCCGAGCACGGCCTCGGATTCGAGACCGTCGGAGAGGCGGTCAGCCTGCGCAACCACGTGCTCACCCAGCTGGACCTGGCCTCCTCCACCCGCGACCCCGAACTGCGGCACGCCGCACTCACGTTCGTCTTCGTCGGGGCCGGCTACGGCGGCGTCGGTGCGCTCGCCGAGCTGGAGGACATGGCCCGCCACGCGCTCCGCGGCTATCCCAACATCCAGCCGGAAGACCTGCGTTGGGTGCTGGTCGAGGCCACCGACCGGATCCTGGCCGAGGCCGACCCGCAGCTCGCCGCGCACACCCTGGCCCAGCTGCGCGACCGCAACGTCGACGTCCGGCTCGCCACCACCCTGGACTCCGCCCAGGAGCAGCGGATCGCGCTCTCGGACGGGAGCCGGTTCGCCGCCCGCACCCTGGTCTGGACGGCCGGCGTCCGCCCCGCCCCGCTGCTCGCCGCCACCGACCTGCCGCTCGAACCCGACGGCCGGGTCGGCTGCCTGGACACCCTGCAGGTGCTCGGGCCGGACGGCGCCGCGCTGCCCGGCGCCTGGGCGGCCGGCGACTGCGCCGCCGTGCCCGGTCCCGACGCCGCCGCCTGCCCGCCGAACGCCCAGCACGCGCTGGCCCAGGCCGAGGTGCTCGCCGCCAACCTGGTCGCCGTCCGGGCGGGCCGCCCGGTCACCGCTTACCGGCCCGAACAGACGTACGCCTCCACCTCGCTCGGCCTGCGCCGCGCCGTCGCCCACACCCGCCGGCGCAGCCTCACCGGCCGCCGCGCCTGGCTGCTGCACCGGGCCCGTACGCTGCGCCGGCTGCCCAGCCCCGACCGCCGGGTGCGGATACTCGCGGACTGGCTGCTGGCCGGGCTCTTCGCCCGCGAGGTGGTCTCGCTCGGCACGGTCGAGCACCCGCGCGCCGAGTTCGAGTCCGCGGCGAGCGATGCGGACGGCTGA
- a CDS encoding TetR/AcrR family transcriptional regulator, whose product MMEQDHLLGDATMPQVDGGTSTVPEQRVPEGTTVDQPPAVERRPSGPRLRVDARRNLESVLRAAREVFGELGYDAPMEEVARRAGVGVGTVYRRFPSKEVLVQRIAAEEVAWLTARAREALYGPAGPWEALAGYLATAVGTGAGRLLPPEAFGYAEELARVPEQRLSPDGYGGYGGYGLGDGLADPGGQQADPRLLLQLLAALVARAAAAGQLRPGVTVSEIVLVLTAAVPPSIGRAVGPQGSDPGERLLRILLDGLRAG is encoded by the coding sequence ATGATGGAACAGGATCACCTGCTGGGCGACGCGACGATGCCGCAGGTCGACGGGGGTACGAGCACCGTGCCTGAGCAGCGGGTGCCGGAGGGCACGACCGTGGACCAACCCCCTGCCGTCGAGCGCCGTCCGAGCGGCCCCCGACTACGGGTGGACGCGCGCCGCAACCTGGAGAGCGTGCTGCGCGCGGCCCGCGAGGTCTTCGGCGAACTCGGCTACGACGCGCCGATGGAGGAGGTGGCCCGGCGCGCCGGAGTGGGTGTCGGCACGGTGTACCGGCGCTTCCCCAGCAAGGAGGTGCTGGTCCAGCGGATCGCCGCCGAGGAGGTGGCCTGGCTGACCGCCCGGGCGCGCGAGGCGCTGTACGGCCCGGCCGGGCCGTGGGAGGCGCTGGCCGGCTACCTGGCCACGGCGGTCGGCACCGGCGCCGGGCGGCTGCTGCCGCCGGAGGCCTTCGGCTATGCCGAGGAACTGGCCCGGGTGCCGGAGCAGCGGCTCTCCCCGGACGGGTACGGCGGTTACGGCGGCTACGGCCTCGGCGACGGCCTGGCGGATCCGGGCGGCCAGCAGGCCGACCCGCGACTGCTGCTGCAGCTGCTGGCGGCGCTGGTGGCGCGGGCGGCGGCGGCCGGTCAACTGCGGCCCGGGGTCACGGTCTCGGAGATCGTGCTGGTGCTGACGGCGGCCGTACCGCCGTCGATCGGCCGCGCGGTGGGGCCGCAGGGCTCGGACCCGGGCGAGCGGCTGCTGCGGATCCTGCTGGACGGGCTGCGGGCGGGCTGA